In the genome of Desulfovibrio desulfuricans, one region contains:
- a CDS encoding YebC/PmpR family DNA-binding transcriptional regulator, whose amino-acid sequence MSGHSKWANIQHRKGRQDAKRGKIFTKAAKEIIIAAKGGSDPVGNSRLRAAIAAAKAVNLPKDKIEAAIRKGTGEDAGGDLTETFYEGYGPGGIAIMVEVATDNKNRTVAEVRHLFTKHGGAMGENGSVGWMFDRKGVIEVDKNAYPEDKIMEAALEAGADDVIDDEDVWTIHTAMADFTSVRDALEAAGIAMLEAELAMIPQNLVAVNADMGMKVLRLMDALDDNDDVQNVYANADFPDDMPTD is encoded by the coding sequence ATTTTTACCAAGGCCGCCAAGGAAATCATCATCGCTGCCAAGGGCGGCAGTGACCCGGTGGGCAACTCGCGTCTGCGCGCGGCCATTGCCGCGGCCAAGGCCGTCAACCTGCCCAAGGACAAGATTGAGGCGGCCATCCGCAAGGGTACGGGCGAAGACGCGGGCGGCGACCTGACCGAAACCTTCTACGAAGGCTACGGCCCCGGCGGCATTGCCATCATGGTGGAAGTGGCCACTGACAACAAAAACCGCACCGTGGCCGAAGTTCGCCACCTGTTCACCAAGCACGGCGGCGCCATGGGCGAAAACGGCAGCGTGGGCTGGATGTTTGACCGCAAGGGCGTCATTGAGGTGGACAAAAACGCCTACCCCGAAGACAAAATTATGGAAGCCGCCCTCGAAGCCGGCGCCGACGACGTCATTGACGACGAAGACGTGTGGACCATCCACACCGCCATGGCCGATTTTACTTCGGTGCGCGACGCGCTCGAAGCCGCGGGCATAGCCATGCTGGAGGCCGAGCTGGCCATGATTCCGCAAAATCTTGTGGCTGTTAACGCCGACATGGGCATGAAGGTGCTGCGTCTCATGGACGCCCTGGACGACAACGACGACGTCCAGAACGTCTACGCCAACGCCGACTTCCCCGACGATATGCCCACCGACTAA